CGCGGATGGTGGTGACCCGCAGGCCCACCGACTCGACGGTGCCGGTGGCCTCACCGAGATCGACGACGTCACCGACGCCGTACTGGTCCTCGAGCAGCATGAAGATTCCGGAGAGGAAATCGCGCACCAGGTTCTGTGCGCCGAAGCCGAGCGCGACGCCGATGATGCCCGCGGACGCGATGAACGGCGTGACGTTCACCCCGAGCGTGCCGAGGATCTGGAGCACCACCCAGACCAGGACGACGATCGACACGGTCGACTTGAGGACCGAGCCGATCGTGCGGGCCCGTTGTGCCCGTCGCTCGGCGACCACGGGATCCTTGAGGCCGCGCGGCGCCCGCTCCTGGAGGGGACGCAACAGCGGCGGGGTACCGGACGAGCGAGGCCTGGTCATCCGGTCGATGAGCCGGTGCGCAGCGAATCTCAGGACGATCGCGAGAACGACGTAGACCGCGATCTGGATCGGCCGCTCCACGAGCCAGGTGCGGCTCGTCTCGGTCAGTTCGAAAGCGTGCAGTTCCCCGATGGACAGTCGTTGAATCATCCCCATGCAGTGTACGGATCACGAAGGCGCCACCGGTGCACGAGTGCACCGCTCCATCCGGTGCACGAGTGCACCGCCGCACCCCGTGCACGAGTGCACAATAGCCGTGTGAACGAATCCACCAGTGTCCTCGTCGTCGACGACGACGAGGACGTGCGTACCTCG
This genomic interval from Rhodococcus triatomae contains the following:
- a CDS encoding mechanosensitive ion channel family protein encodes the protein MIQRLSIGELHAFELTETSRTWLVERPIQIAVYVVLAIVLRFAAHRLIDRMTRPRSSGTPPLLRPLQERAPRGLKDPVVAERRAQRARTIGSVLKSTVSIVVLVWVVLQILGTLGVNVTPFIASAGIIGVALGFGAQNLVRDFLSGIFMLLEDQYGVGDVVDLGEATGTVESVGLRVTTIRDVGGTLWYCRNGEIIRVGNMSQGYAVAVVDLPIAHAANVHRACEVALRAVLESARADAIVEDVLDEPEMLGVNSVTAESVMLRITAKVKPGRQWAVQRAFTRAALVAFEQDDVEAPYVSVLTSSRNGA